The segment aaccaaatatatgattggcaatgggcaatcaaatcattttcttgtcataactataatttagttgtcaagagaaaatttttttctcagtgtataaATATGGGTACAATTCCAATATGATATCGGAATAGTTCCTATGGaattatagtaatcgttatTATGTCACTATGGTAATTGTTCCTGTAATTGTATGGTAATCATTTCCAttaaattatggtaatcgttaccatataTTGTGGTAATATTTCCCATAGTGTTatagttataaattatacttcattatttatttatctatgaTTTATTctgacatctaataatttgaaCTAAAGTCCAATATCTATTGCTGATAATCCATATGTCTAAAATCAACACctcaatacttttatttttttacataaaattttatttgttattgaaaattaGCAATCAGTAATAATGTATTGCGTATAATATTGTTGATAAGATACTTGTTGACGCACcaaatcgaaaaatatttttaaaaaataatatttatcaaacaaAAACATTTGATATTGCCCATGACCTATTAACAATCATGATCTAGTTGAACTATATAAgcttatctatattttttatttgtggtTTATGTCTGATcgtataaaaatagtaaagacGTCCAGGAATTATCACAGTCCGTAAATAAGTGAGAAGTGATTTAGATTGTATTTAAATGATGGCATCTCTACTTCAAGCTTgtgctttatttttattaatatccaTATGTCGAGgtatacttttaataattaaataaatgaacaaataATCTATTTAATCATCATATTATTAAgggaataagaaaaatattgtgcAAGCCATATCTTTACGATGGTATTAGTAATAATGTGATTGAAGTTGGTATCGTTGGAAAGGTTTTGATTTGAATTTGTGTCTTTTCAAGATTTCAAATGTTTCGTTCCGATAATTTGTTTGATATCTCAATGACTAATCGGCTGGTTGCTCCAGGCTGCTCGGAGCAGAGCTGATTAATACTAAAACAATCcgattatcaatttaaaatttgaaaattcttttACTCTGAAAATTTACTGACGAAAAAGTTTACTTTTCCTTATCTTTATGTAATGGTATAGCAAATATCAGCATTCCTTTCCTCTCCGTACTCGTTTACGAAGCatctattataatttatttatgtgtttATTAATATTGCAACAAAAATGTTATATCAGAAAATGcccataatgaacaaaaaaatttttagcttaaaatttaaaaaagcttaccttttgattaattaattgcttATTAAAGAAGACATTAGTTAacgtttttattaaacaaacacACGAATTCTCAGTCAAAAAACAAGTGAGTGAATTGACCGTTGTAACCCCATAACTTTGACCGGTACGACTCCAActaatttttgagaaaataaacttaattgAACAAAAGggattaataattatactttaataaaaatgaaaatggatTAAGAAATGTCTGTAGATTATATACGTATCAATTATAAACTCTTTTCTtcgtgtaaaatatataaaaaacctTATGATAATCTCCTTGGTTTTTAGATCAAttgtcaatcaattttttattcattaattattattaataaataattcatttttaacgTTAGGGCTCATTAATTACCTCTAATTTAATGAgagtataatataaaattaaattcaaaatctatTATGTGATagacttttcaaaatttgggtGACCGGGGTGACACGCTGGTCGGGACGACCTCATCCTCccctaattattaaaatattaataattcaactaaatattttgttaaattagcCAATAAACCGACAATAGAACCATCGGAGCCATTTGTTGTTATAAATGAAGGCGATGAGTTGGTTATTAACTGTCATAGTACCGAAGGCATAGAATTTTACACTGATCTAGATCATCCTGtaagttatttgaaaatttttattgagtatctgttaattttatatatttagtataatatatttttatatagaaagAAGCTTCTATGAAAGTTGACCAATTAGGATTAACggaaaattcattttcacgTGGTATTAGAAAATCAAAAGCAGTTATTGGTGATAGTGGATGGTACGGTTGCGCAAATACAGATGTCGAAGTTGATACAAGTCAACATGATCAACAAGATGTGACATGGATTTATGTGAATGtcaaatgtaaaattatttttcatttcaactGCCattaattcatatatatatacttattaatatttaatgtttttgggATAAAACAGCTAAAAAACCTCTGATGGAACCGAAAGGTTCTGCAATCTCATTGACTGAAGGTGCCCGATTGTTAATCAAATGCAGCAGTAATCAACAAATGACCTTTTACACTAATTTAGACCACCCTgtgagttattaaaaataaaagaataattcgggtgaatttataatttaaatattattttttaaaggaaaaagcCTCTGAAATTATTGGAGAAGAAAAAGCAATAGGTGACAATGCATTCACACAAagtctagaaaaaaaatcagtcgTTCCAGAGGATAGTGGATGGTACGGGTGTGCAGCTAATGACGTCATAGTCGATCCAGAGAGATTCGATCAACTAGAAGTCAAATGGACTTACGTTAGCGTtaaacgtaaaattttttatattatcgaCTATGAAGTAACGAAAATTAATgctaataatttgtttattttaaacagcTAAAAAACCCCCGATGGAACCATCAGGACCAATTCTCAATCTAAAGGAAGGCGAGGAATTGATTCTTGAATGCCGAAGTTATCAAGACATGTCTTTTTACTCTGTCCTAGATAATCCtgtgagttttattttttataaaaaaatacttgataatttatgatgtccatttttattatctaagGACCAAGAGTCTCAAAGTACTCAAGAAAATTCTGCAATCTTTGAGGGTGCCCATACTTCCGCTTTAAAAAAGAAGTCAGTAGTCCCGGGTGACAGTGGATGGTATGGTTGCGCATACAGTGACGTAAAAGTTGATACAAGTAATCGCGATCAGCCGGAGGTTAATTGGATTAATGTTATCGTTAAACGTAATAGATTATTTGATTATTCACAATTACTTTATtctacactgtgaaaaattggaCGTGAATTCAGAGtgaatatagatattttttcaattcgaATTCACTTCTTCACTTGGAAttccggagttaaaaaaaaaagttctgttTATGCAgcaaatacaaatttttttccgcaGAGTGATGTGGATTGTATATTAAACCGCATCGACTCTGATcttaagttttaattttagaataagcTCCCatttggagtgaatttcaattcaatagaattaaacaaataaaaaatcatgcGCTCTAcatttactccggatttaatatGCGTtaactccgcaaatttttttcagtgtatgaaatcattaatttatttaataaaatttaatatttttttattttacagctAAAGCTTGATCCAATTACGCAAATTTAATGATTCGAATATTCCtgtactttcaatttttatcaataaattttaattgtttgttttcaatgccataaaatttttgtttttatttataaatcataatattctattaattatttatctgcactatatttttactatcaataGTTAAACTTAAAATCTAGTATTTCTTACCGAGAATAGAGATGTCAAGTAtcagttcaaaaaatttcaaaatcgacgccttaataaattttcatttttcaacctaaaattttatttgtaattaaggCAATTATCAGGCAGTGCCcaccactttttaaaaattttcaatgaatttCAACTGTCACAaacgtatcaaatttttatcaattaatttaaaaaaaattaaagcattaattgaaaaaaggacaacgtagtcgtaattccGCCAATaagtagatttaaaaaaaaaattaaaaactgtaagttttgtttttcttaaacAAAAAGCTTATGTAATATATCatgtacttttattttgttatttaaggGCCATGAGTCTGAAAATATAGAAGAATCTTCTACGTTCTTTGAGGGTGTATATACattcactttaaaaaaaaattcaatactcCAGGGTGACAGTGGATGGTATGGTTGTGCATACAGTGACGTCGACGTTGATACAAGTAATCGCGATCAACTGGGAGTTAATTGGATAGTCGTTATTGTTAAacgtattatatttatttattcttaaaactataaattcattttatatcaCACTTCGTTGTTTGAAGtctggagtttaaaaaaaaatcattctaCGGAGTAAATAGTGAGTTTTTTTCTCAGCAGAGTGATGTCGGAATaatgtggattttatttcaaccgTATTCACTCCGATCCGAAGTTTTAATGTCGAATTGAACTTTCATTCAAAATGAATTTCACGAGgggatcaaataaataaaaaattatttactccgcactctcttaaaatgaatcagtgaaaagtgctgcaaatcagtgaatattcactgcataAACAGTCCCAAGTATACCACTTATTCAATCAGTGGTATACTTGGAACTGTTtatgcagtgaatattcactgatttgcagcacttttcactgattcattttaagagagcaTTCAATCCGAATTTAATTCACGTTTACTCCGcacattttttacagtgtactgtaaatttattaaatgaacatcaatttaaaattttttttttatttttcagctaAACTCTGATCCCACTACACAACTGTaatgtattaaatattataatcattaaaaaatggaTTGGACTGccatcaaaatataaattaaatttaattataatcattcttaatatttaaaaaaaaattcttatttcttttctttttttcagattttacTTAAAGTTAAAACAGGAAGtactatataaataattttattacttgaacctAATATGCATTTATGAATACTATAGATTTAATaatctaaaatttattgaaggcttataaaagttattgtcgggctttaattataaatattaaaaaaaaaaaaaaaaaatgtttgcttgtttgtttattttaatacttgcGCATACTAAATTTAGTAGTACGTCCATTCATAAGTATCGAGAACTGGAATTGGTGTTTACAAGATACCTTTTAGCTTCAGTAGATGACGTAAAATCTCCTACTCCTTCCGTTACTTTTTTCCATCATACAACACATTAGGGTGGGGTCTACGAGTCTCACATTCCTCTGATTCTGGCCTCAGTGTTAAAAAAGACCGCGTAAAGATATACAGCAACTACATATGATTTAAAGTATAATACAGTCTACCGCGAGTGTCACATGTGTTTCAATATACACtgtcattaaaatatattaaatgtgAATATGTGATGctgataaaagttttttatcattaaaaaaaaaaaaaaccatggatccaaagtgtatttttttgatacttttaaatacttacCGTGAgttgtttcaattttttactcggCCTTACAttgcattgtaaaaattaactgtcaaattatgtttaaatatttaataaattaaaaattttttatttattgggaAATGCCAGTTATATCACGTGGTCGACGTGTCAGTTGAATCACTATCACGAATAAACTTATACCTTTacctgtatatatattttattatatatctcAACTTCTACCTGAGCTAAGTGATACGTGATTGGTTCAATTGTACCGGTACGGCCTTGTCGGAAAGTTAAAATCACTCTCTACTCTTTAAATGTTACATCGAGTGCACTCAATacacttattattataactttaattatttaaaacaatgtcttttaaataaaataataaaaacaaaaataaacacTGTCTATAAATGCCGTAATACCTGTTTCTGACGCATTATTTTGGTATTTCTCGTTAAACTATcacttatttttgaaataaaaaatgaaaacaagaaataaatgaaatttttatattttaaaataaaaagtaacttaaaaatttgtaaatttttaataaataaatagtaaaaaaatattgtttttaaattacgcgtCCAAGTTTCAAGTAAACACGTTAATTGAGTTTCACTAATTGAGTGTCTCTTAATGGTCAAAGTATTTTGTGACGGTTTAAATTGTGAGGATTGTATAAATGGtttcgaaaaaatcatttaGCATCTTATTGAGCTATTAGTATTATTACTTGGGTCATCGAGTGTATAATTACTTATCTACCAgataaaaaatgagaaaaaaaaacattttttttaaatttttacttttacttgaaattttggtcaattgtttttttgaaaaaattttaaaatatttaagagtaatttattttctcttaaATAACCTTGACATGGATGTAATCATCTGCGTAAAtacacttaataaaattttcgtttaaTATTTCTATACGCGTAGTTATAGTTAAGAAAATGAAACGAATGCTCATCTTGCGATGCATATGATCGAATTCATTCAATACGAGTCATGGTCTATTAGTCagcatttataataaatgtatattttattattattatttttttaatgaatgcgTTTGTGGTACTATAGACaggttatttatatttctctaaataattattttcataaaatacttcaaacattttttgtagtaataaattttttaattagttcattttttaatctatatatataagaaaaaaaaatattaactactttactgttattattattaatctattAAACTTCATAAATTGTTCTTATTAATAGGAATTTATctttatttgattttaacaACTTTTCTTTGTtcgtatgatttttttaaaaaatatattttttttaaaataagttgaaatattttttttatgtaaaactgtctttaaaatttttttttacggaaaaattttattttttaaacatgagATTTGTCGAAAATCTAtcttatatttatcataaatagaaaaagaatatttttaatcagtaaCACATGTTACAGGACGTttgtttgattattttgtcaaaaattctaaagaaACATCCGTTACGCCTACAATTAACaatcgattattttaaaatcatacatgTTTATCTTTAATTTCCAAGGGACTTTTCATGTTTTATCAAATCCCtgaaacctttttttttatcataaaattattcctaCAGTTGATATAAACAATCAAGAATTCacgattaataaattatcaacaaaaattatgaaatgaaaataaaaaataaaagattgtcttatatatataatatatatttaatggcatattaatttaaatcaaaatgttTCAGATAAAATATTAGATAATACGAGGAAGTTAgttatagttatatatatttaattttaaaaaaaatttttttttactatgtcGGAATGTttagtaatagaaaaaatgtgAGAACTTTGTGATATTAACAGCCACAACAATTCATTTAGATGATATAGGATGGAGACTGGTTTGATAAATGTTGAGCTTATCGAGGGAGGAAAGAAAACTTCCTCTTAGAAATCTTATGCACTgactatatttttaaaaaaaagttgaattatattaaataatattaacacaatacgttaagttaaatttttatgattatatgATATTGGAAagaatatttcaatttataatttataagatctTACAAAAACTGAtattcgataaattatttaacagctaattataaaaacgttattttttttataattaaagtattaaatatttttgacaaatCAATAGGGGAGGgatgtgaaaatattttgtactTGAATTTTAAGTAGGACGCTTAACTTTGCGACTtacataaaataacaattcaaaaGATGTATTTTCGGCATTACGATAAGGTCGAAAAATGATgacaaaataatgaaaactGAAACCATCAAAAAACTATTTGCTGAAAAGactgaaaacaaaatttggctaaaagtaaattataaataattacgagAAAATGATCTGTAAGACTTGTCAATTAAGATAATTGTtataagatataaaaaaaatgaatctaatctacatacacggaaagaaaattatgggaacttttgctatgcattatgggaatagttcccataatggtataggaactgtacccatactattatagggatggttcctatactattatgggaactattcccataatatcataaaaaaattgtttgcaaaatagtgtagaaattccCCTCATAATATGGAGAAATTCAAATGCAGCTTCTTCGACGCtacatttgttaaaaattttaatgtttttgccaaatacgaatttttttttcaatgcttgaatttttgattttatatttaataatatttctgtgtattctaaaagtgattaccacacttttctttgaattaattttttcatgatggtatggaactatttccataatattataggaatggttcctataatattatgggagtGATTcccataatcatatatataggaactattccaatagcattataggaaccattcctataataatatgggaatggttcctataatttatagggtTCATTTCTATATATGATGAGAATGattctcataatattataggcaCCATTCCTACAATGTTATGGGtagcattcccataattataggaactgtt is part of the Microplitis mediator isolate UGA2020A chromosome 11, iyMicMedi2.1, whole genome shotgun sequence genome and harbors:
- the LOC130677845 gene encoding uncharacterized protein LOC130677845 yields the protein MMASLLQACALFLLISICRANKPTIEPSEPFVVINEGDELVINCHSTEGIEFYTDLDHPKEASMKVDQLGLTENSFSRGIRKSKAVIGDSGWYGCANTDVEVDTSQHDQQDVTWIYVNVKSKKPLMEPKGSAISLTEGARLLIKCSSNQQMTFYTNLDHPEKASEIIGEEKAIGDNAFTQSLEKKSVVPEDSGWYGCAANDVIVDPERFDQLEVKWTYVSVKPKKPPMEPSGPILNLKEGEELILECRSYQDMSFYSVLDNPDQESQSTQENSAIFEGAHTSALKKKSVVPGDSGWYGCAYSDVKVDTSNRDQPEVNWINVIVKPKA